A window from Cryptomeria japonica chromosome 1, Sugi_1.0, whole genome shotgun sequence encodes these proteins:
- the LOC131060081 gene encoding guanosine nucleotide diphosphate dissociation inhibitor 1, which yields MDEEYDVIVLGTGLKECIISGLLSVDGLKVLHMDRNDYYGGESTSLNLVQLWKKFRGSDKPPAHLGPSRDYNVDMIPKFMMANGALVRVLIHTDVTKYLYFKAVDGSYVYNKGKIQKVPATDMEALKSPLMGLFEKRRARKFFIYVQDYEESDPKTHEGLDLTRVTARELIAKYGLDDNTVDFIGHALALHRDDRYLDEPALETIKKMKLYAESLARFQGGSPYIYPLYGLGELPQAFARLSAVYGGTYMLNKPECKVEFDEEGKVCGVTSEGETARCKKVVCDPSYLTNKVKKVGKVARAICIMSHPIPNTNDVQSVQIILPQKQIGRKSDMYVFCCSYSHNVAPKGKYIAFVSTEAETDRPDLELRPGIALLGPVDEMFFDTYDRCVPVNEPSLDNCFISTSYDATTHFETTVQDVLAMYSSITGKELDLTVDLSAASAAEE from the exons ATGGATGAGGAGTATGATGTGATTGTGCTGGGCACTGGCCTCAAAGAATGCATAATCAGCGGCCTTCTGTCTGTCGACGGGCTCAAG GTGCTGCATATGGATAGGAATGATTATTATGGGGGAGAATCTACATCACTTAATCTTGTACAG CTTTGGAAGAAGTTTCGGGGTAGTGATAAGCCACCTGCACATCTGGGACCGAGTAGGGACTACAATGTTGACATGATCCCCAAG TTTATGATGGCGAATGGTGCTTTGGTACGAGTCCTCATTCACACAGATGTCacgaaatatttatattttaaggCTGTAGATGGAAGCTATGTATACAACAAGGGAAAG atacaaaaggttccagccACTGACATGGAGGCTTTAAAATCTCCTCTTATGGGGTTGTTTGAAAAGCGTCGTGCACGGAAATTCTTTATATATGTTCAAGATTATGAGGAGAGTGATCCAAAAACACACGAGGGGCTGGACTTGACAAGAGTAACAGCAAGAGAACTTATTGC AAAATATGGACTAGATGACAATACTGTGGATTTCATTGGTCATGCTCTTGCACTTCATCGAGATGATCGCTATCTAGATGAACCAGCATTAGAAACTATCAAAAAAATGAAG CTTTATGCAGAGTCACTTGCACGCTTTCAAGGAGGGTCACCTTACATATACCCATTATATGGGTTAGGCGAACTACCTCAG GCATTTGCACGTCTTAGTGCCGTTTATGGTGGAACTTATATGCTTAACAAACCAGAGTGCAAG GTGGAGTTTGATGAAGAAGGTAAAGTGTGTGGTGTAACCTCTGAAGGAGAAACTGCAAGATGCAAAAAAGTAGTTTGCGATCCATCTTATTTAACGAACAAG GTTAAGAAAGTTGGAAAGGTTGCTCGTGCAATCTGCATTATGAGTCATCCCATTCCAAACACCAATGATGTTCAGTCAGTACAGATCATTCTGCCTCAGAAGCAAATTGGACGCAAATCTGACAT GTATGTGTTCTGTTGTTCTTATTCGCACAATGTTGCTCCCAAAGGGAAGTACATTGCTTTTGTTTCAACAGAAGCTGAAACTGATAGGCCTGATTTAGAATTACGACCTGGAATAGCTTTGCTTGGACCAGTTGATGAGATGTTCTTTGACACATATGATAGATGTGTGCCGGTTAATGAACCTTCTCTGGACAATTGCTTTATATCAACT AGTTACGATGCAACAACACATTTTGAGACAACAGTGCAGGATGTGCTTGCTATGTACAGTAGCATCACTGGAAAG GAGTTGGACCTGACTGTTGATCTAAGCGCAGCAAGTGCAGCTGAAGAATGA